In Trueperaceae bacterium, the following proteins share a genomic window:
- the der gene encoding ribosome biogenesis GTPase Der, giving the protein MFSVAIVGRPNVGKSSLFNRLVGRREAIVADMPGVTRDVKEGTVATDDGRTFRLLDTGGLWSGDRWEAPIRRRVEAALIGVDLVLYCVEGRTGVLSADREIAAWLRGLGKEVLLVATKIDDPRHAETADFFDLYSLGLGEPFVTAAEHAIGTHELVHHVGELMGDAEEDVEEDPIKIAIIGRPNVGKSSIVNAIVGDERVIVADVPGTTRDPVDVHFEFGGRPFTLIDTAGMARKDVGDLEYYARLRGEMALRRADVAILVVDPFELGDHELHLANLALEWGKPVAVAVNKWDLVTDEQLEPFRERLDQQLAHLAFAPRVYTSALTDFGLHELLATAVRLHDTSHLRVGTAELNSWLEVWTSRQSPPNFSGRPLKLLYASQVDVAPPTFVFSINSEALLTRPYEHYLRNRIREDLGFSEVPIRMVFKERSGGRKKVRV; this is encoded by the coding sequence TTGTTTAGCGTCGCGATCGTCGGCAGGCCCAACGTGGGCAAGTCGAGCCTCTTCAACCGCCTCGTCGGCAGGCGCGAGGCCATCGTGGCCGACATGCCCGGCGTCACGCGCGACGTTAAGGAGGGGACCGTCGCCACCGACGACGGCCGCACCTTCCGGCTGCTCGACACGGGCGGGCTCTGGTCGGGCGACCGTTGGGAGGCGCCCATCAGGCGCCGGGTCGAGGCGGCCCTGATAGGCGTCGACCTCGTGCTCTACTGCGTCGAGGGCCGCACCGGCGTGCTGAGCGCCGACCGCGAGATCGCCGCGTGGCTGCGCGGTCTCGGCAAGGAGGTGCTGCTCGTCGCCACTAAGATCGACGACCCGCGTCACGCCGAGACCGCCGACTTCTTCGACCTCTACTCCCTCGGCCTTGGCGAGCCGTTCGTGACGGCCGCCGAGCACGCCATCGGCACGCACGAGCTCGTCCACCACGTTGGCGAGCTCATGGGCGACGCCGAAGAGGACGTCGAGGAAGACCCCATCAAGATCGCCATCATCGGCCGGCCCAACGTCGGCAAGTCGAGCATCGTCAACGCCATCGTCGGCGACGAGCGGGTCATCGTCGCCGACGTGCCAGGCACGACGCGCGACCCCGTCGACGTGCACTTCGAGTTCGGGGGCCGCCCCTTCACGCTGATCGACACGGCCGGCATGGCGCGCAAGGACGTTGGCGACCTCGAGTACTACGCCAGGCTGAGGGGCGAGATGGCGCTGCGCCGTGCCGACGTGGCCATCCTGGTGGTCGACCCGTTCGAGCTCGGGGACCACGAGCTGCACCTCGCCAACCTCGCCCTGGAGTGGGGCAAGCCCGTGGCCGTGGCGGTCAACAAGTGGGACCTCGTGACCGACGAGCAGCTCGAGCCGTTCCGGGAGCGCCTCGATCAACAGCTCGCGCACCTGGCGTTCGCGCCGCGCGTGTACACGAGCGCCCTCACCGACTTCGGCCTGCACGAGCTCCTGGCCACGGCCGTGCGCCTCCACGACACGTCGCACCTCCGCGTGGGCACCGCCGAGCTCAACTCGTGGCTCGAGGTGTGGACATCGCGCCAGTCCCCGCCCAACTTCTCGGGCCGGCCGCTCAAGCTCCTCTACGCCAGCCAGGTCGACGTGGCGCCCCCCACGTTCGTGTTCTCCATCAACAGCGAGGCGCTGCTCACCCGCCCGTACGAACACTACCTCCGCAACCGCATCAGGGAGGACCTCGGCTTCTCCGAGGTTCCCATCAGGATGGTGTTCAAGGAGCGCAGCGGCGGCCGGAAGAAGGTGCGGGTCTAG
- a CDS encoding methionyl-tRNA formyltransferase, whose protein sequence is MRPLRVAFFGSPAFALPTLEALLRQHDVVSVVTQPAKPAGRGLELRQPAAAKLALAAGVPLAQPRRLRDPVFHDSLRALDLDVAVTAAYGRILPPQLLAVPRHGFLNVHASLLPRWRGAAPIQHALIAGDEESGVTIMQTEEGLDTGPIRLQRRVKVLADDDAVSLAATLAQLGAEVLTEALTLLVEGSLPLTPQDEAAATAAPPLTAEDGHVRWCDTATSIANRHRGVALWPGTSFGHAGGRVKVLGLVAHQDADAKGAPPGQVLSLGPESVVVAAGTGTVELLEVKPASRGAMSARAWANGRGVKAGVTLV, encoded by the coding sequence GTGAGGCCCCTCCGCGTAGCCTTCTTCGGCAGCCCCGCCTTCGCCCTCCCAACGCTCGAGGCCCTCCTCCGCCAGCACGACGTGGTGAGCGTCGTCACGCAGCCGGCCAAGCCGGCCGGACGCGGGTTGGAGCTGCGCCAGCCGGCCGCCGCCAAGCTGGCGCTCGCCGCCGGGGTGCCGTTGGCCCAGCCGAGGCGCCTGCGCGACCCCGTCTTCCACGACTCGTTGCGGGCGCTCGACCTCGACGTGGCCGTGACGGCCGCCTACGGACGCATCCTGCCGCCCCAGCTGCTCGCTGTGCCGCGCCACGGCTTCCTCAACGTGCACGCCAGCCTGCTGCCGCGCTGGCGCGGGGCCGCGCCCATCCAGCACGCCCTCATCGCCGGTGACGAGGAGTCGGGCGTGACCATCATGCAGACCGAGGAGGGCCTCGACACGGGCCCGATCCGGTTGCAGCGTCGCGTCAAGGTCTTAGCCGACGACGACGCCGTGTCGTTGGCGGCCACGCTGGCGCAACTAGGCGCGGAGGTGCTCACGGAGGCGCTCACGCTGCTGGTGGAGGGCTCGCTGCCGCTGACCCCGCAGGACGAGGCTGCCGCGACCGCCGCCCCGCCCCTGACGGCCGAGGACGGTCACGTGCGCTGGTGCGACACCGCCACGAGCATCGCCAACCGCCACCGCGGCGTGGCCCTGTGGCCGGGCACGTCGTTCGGCCACGCGGGCGGCCGCGTAAAGGTGCTCGGCCTGGTGGCTCACCAGGACGCCGACGCGAAGGGAGCGCCGCCAGGACAGGTGCTGAGCCTGGGGCCAGAGTCGGTGGTCGTCGCCGCCGGAACCGGCACCGTCGAGCTGCTCGAGGTGAAGCCCGCCTCGCGCGGCGCCATGAGCGCCCGCGCCTGGGCGAACGGCCGCGGCGTGAAGGCGGGGGTCACCCTTGTTTAG
- the def gene encoding peptide deformylase — translation MIHPIRLFGDPVLRRRAATVTDFDDDLAALAADMLETMYAAEGVGLAAPQIGVSRRLFVALQLPTPEDGDDDEARWEARTEHVLVNPTITHRSGVQLGRDGCLSIPGLTALDVPRDLRVTVAYQDLRGEPRALTAEGYFAHVLQHEHDHLEGVLYFDHLPEPRRRAFLEEHRAELADMQRQAKALLRDRRAEPPGTATASGRAGGRAGGRDGGRAGGRGGRAPVRR, via the coding sequence TTGATCCACCCCATCCGGCTGTTCGGCGACCCCGTGCTCAGGCGGCGCGCCGCGACCGTCACCGACTTCGACGACGACCTAGCAGCGCTCGCGGCCGACATGCTCGAGACCATGTACGCGGCCGAGGGCGTCGGCCTCGCCGCTCCGCAGATCGGGGTGTCGCGGCGCCTGTTCGTGGCGCTGCAGCTGCCGACGCCCGAGGACGGCGACGACGATGAGGCCAGGTGGGAAGCCCGCACCGAGCACGTGCTCGTCAACCCGACTATCACGCACAGGTCGGGCGTTCAGCTAGGCCGCGACGGCTGCCTGAGCATCCCCGGACTCACCGCGCTCGACGTGCCCCGCGACCTGCGCGTGACGGTCGCCTACCAGGACCTGCGCGGCGAGCCGCGCGCCCTCACCGCGGAAGGGTACTTCGCCCACGTGCTCCAACACGAGCACGACCACCTGGAGGGCGTCCTCTACTTCGACCACCTGCCGGAGCCGCGGCGCCGCGCCTTCCTGGAGGAGCACCGGGCCGAGCTCGCCGACATGCAACGGCAGGCGAAGGCGCTCCTCCGCGACCGGCGCGCCGAGCCGCCCGGGACGGCCACGGCCAGCGGGCGCGCCGGCGGGCGCGCCGGCGGGCGCGACGGCGGGCGCGCCGGTGGGCGCGGCGGACGGGCGCCAGTGAGGCGGTGA
- a CDS encoding TIGR00159 family protein: MQDVIDILIIAVLLYQAYALLRGTRAWNVLRGLLAVAGLWFLSGQFGLQATKWLFDAIAPAGFLAVVVVFQPELRAVLERVGRGRMQRSVSADPVTEIMTAVRELASQRKGALLAVERRTPLKEYADRGTAIGAPVSAALLQTIFASTGPLHDGAVIVKEDLVTHAGVVLPLSDKHEGWSVKHGTRHRAALGLSEVSDALVVVVSEERGTVSVAQDGVLTTDIAPADVLKALREVYAP; encoded by the coding sequence ATCCAGGACGTCATCGACATCCTGATCATCGCCGTGCTCCTGTACCAGGCCTACGCCCTCCTGCGCGGCACGCGCGCCTGGAACGTGCTGCGCGGACTGCTGGCCGTGGCCGGACTCTGGTTCCTGTCGGGCCAGTTCGGCCTGCAGGCCACCAAGTGGCTGTTCGACGCCATCGCCCCCGCCGGCTTCCTGGCGGTGGTGGTCGTGTTCCAGCCCGAGCTCCGCGCTGTCTTGGAACGCGTGGGGCGCGGCCGCATGCAGAGGAGCGTCAGCGCCGACCCCGTGACCGAGATCATGACCGCCGTGCGCGAGCTGGCCAGCCAACGCAAGGGCGCGCTCCTGGCGGTCGAACGGCGGACGCCGCTGAAGGAGTACGCCGACCGCGGCACGGCCATCGGCGCGCCCGTCAGCGCGGCCCTGCTGCAGACCATCTTCGCCTCCACCGGCCCGCTGCACGACGGCGCGGTCATCGTCAAGGAGGACCTGGTCACCCACGCGGGCGTCGTGCTGCCCCTGTCGGACAAGCACGAGGGGTGGTCCGTGAAGCACGGCACGCGTCACCGAGCGGCGCTCGGCCTCTCCGAGGTGTCGGATGCCCTCGTCGTCGTGGTGAGCGAGGAGCGCGGCACCGTCAGCGTCGCCCAGGACGGCGTCCTGACCACCGACATCGCCCCCGCCGACGTGCTCAAGGCCCTGCGCGAGGTGTACGCACCGTGA
- the prfB gene encoding peptide chain release factor 2 (programmed frameshift) yields the protein MPLDLNRLQERVSDLRGYLDLAAKKAKLELLEPQLSEPDLWNDPERARRLNQEATQLRRVVDEFAAISGDVEGLAELYELATPDEEAELDDELVTVEARLDELYRETLFSGDHDARPAIVTIKPGAGGTESSDWAGMLLRMYRRFAERHGMQVELLDLVPNPDAPHGVEYAQMIVRGERAFGMLRVEGGVHRLVRVSPFDSQGRRHTSFASVEVMPEIDDTFELNIDPKDVRVDVYRSSGPGGQSVNTTDSAVRVVYRGGTPEEIIVTIQDGKSQIKNREKAMTVLRSRLFEREEQRRLAEQHKARGEQKAIEWGSQIRSYVLDKQYVKDHRTSAMRHDPDNVLDGDIEDLIWDGLEWVAKNEMVA from the exons ATGCCACTGGATCTGAACAGACTGCAGGAACGAGTCTCCGACCTCAGGGGGTATCTT GACTTGGCCGCCAAGAAGGCCAAGCTGGAGCTGCTCGAACCACAACTCTCCGAACCCGACCTCTGGAACGACCCCGAGCGGGCGCGGCGCCTGAACCAGGAGGCCACGCAGTTGCGGCGCGTGGTCGACGAGTTCGCGGCCATCTCGGGCGACGTAGAGGGGCTGGCCGAGCTGTACGAACTGGCCACGCCCGACGAGGAGGCCGAGCTGGACGATGAGTTGGTCACGGTGGAGGCGCGCCTCGACGAGCTCTACCGGGAGACGCTGTTCAGCGGCGACCACGACGCTCGGCCGGCCATCGTCACCATCAAGCCGGGCGCCGGAGGCACCGAGTCGTCCGACTGGGCGGGCATGCTGCTGCGCATGTACCGCCGCTTCGCCGAGCGGCACGGCATGCAGGTCGAGCTTCTCGACCTCGTGCCGAACCCTGACGCCCCTCACGGCGTCGAGTACGCCCAGATGATCGTGCGCGGCGAGCGCGCCTTCGGGATGCTGCGGGTGGAGGGGGGCGTGCACCGGCTGGTCCGCGTGAGCCCGTTCGACTCGCAGGGCCGGCGGCACACGTCGTTCGCCTCCGTCGAGGTGATGCCGGAGATCGATGACACCTTCGAACTCAACATCGACCCGAAGGACGTTCGCGTCGACGTCTACCGCTCGAGCGGCCCTGGTGGGCAGTCGGTCAACACGACCGACTCCGCCGTGCGCGTGGTCTACCGCGGCGGCACCCCCGAAGAGATCATCGTTACGATCCAGGACGGGAAGTCGCAGATCAAGAACCGCGAGAAGGCCATGACGGTGTTGCGTTCGCGCCTGTTCGAGCGCGAGGAGCAGAGGCGCCTGGCGGAGCAACACAAGGCCCGCGGCGAGCAGAAGGCCATCGAGTGGGGATCGCAGATCCGTTCCTACGTGCTCGACAAGCAGTACGTGAAGGATCACCGCACGAGCGCCATGCGTCACGACCCCGACAACGTGCTGGACGGCGACATCGAGGACCTCATCTGGGACGGCCTCGAGTGGGTCGCCAAGAACGAGATGGTCGCCTGA
- a CDS encoding phosphohydrolase gives MSGVPRVLAVSDAVSPVVYSNNFPGNLAPFDLVLSAGDLPGVVLEFVATKTRVAPLYVFGNHAVGYVRDPVTDEPRPPGGCVNVHLKVVEVAGLLVVGMEGCLRYREGPHQYSQAAYRWMVVRLAPRLWWNRLRRGRAVDVLLTHAAPRGPHEGADHVHRGVAAFNLFHRLFRPRLHVHGHVHLSGANAPRSYVTAEGVRVVNAYEFTLVDL, from the coding sequence CTGAGCGGCGTGCCGCGCGTGCTGGCAGTCTCCGACGCCGTCTCGCCGGTCGTCTACTCCAACAACTTCCCTGGCAACCTCGCGCCGTTCGATCTGGTGTTGAGCGCCGGGGACCTGCCGGGGGTCGTGCTGGAGTTCGTGGCCACCAAGACGCGCGTGGCGCCCCTCTACGTCTTCGGCAACCACGCGGTCGGCTACGTGCGGGACCCTGTGACCGACGAGCCGCGTCCGCCGGGCGGGTGCGTCAACGTCCACCTCAAGGTGGTGGAGGTGGCCGGCCTGCTGGTGGTGGGGATGGAGGGCTGCCTCAGGTACCGCGAGGGCCCGCACCAGTACTCGCAGGCTGCCTACCGCTGGATGGTCGTGCGGCTTGCGCCGCGGCTCTGGTGGAACCGACTGAGGCGCGGGCGCGCCGTCGACGTCCTCCTCACGCACGCGGCGCCACGGGGCCCGCACGAGGGCGCCGACCACGTGCACAGGGGGGTGGCGGCCTTCAACCTGTTCCACCGGCTGTTCAGGCCGCGCCTGCACGTGCATGGCCACGTCCACCTGTCTGGCGCCAACGCCCCCCGCAGCTACGTCACGGCCGAGGGCGTGCGCGTCGTCAACGCCTACGAGTTCACGCTCGTCGACCTCTGA
- a CDS encoding methylmalonyl-CoA mutase, translating to MKPKGAWLSDDYEAATARMPERDAPFETLSGIPVAPLYTAEDVRGFDEGAQLGYPGAFPFTRGVQASMYRSKLWTMRMFAGFGTAEQTNERFHKLLDAGQTGLSTAFDLPTLMGYDSDHGMALGEVGKCGVAVASLADMEVLFEGIDPEKITTSMTINSPANAIWAMYLAMAERKGADLAKVGGTLQNDILKEFIAQKEYIFPPAPSVELVIDTFEWGPQVAPRFNFVSVSGYHIREAGSTAVQELAFTLADGIHYVRKALERGLDVDEFAPRISFFFNVHNDFFEEIAKFRAARRIWARQMRDVFGAKDPRSWMLRTHAQTAGVSLTSRQPLVNVARVAIQALAGVLGGTNSLHTDAFDEALALPTEESATLALRTQQVIAHESGVTNTIDPLAGSYFLENLTDEMERRTLAYFESIDALGGVERAIEAGFFAREIGDASWRQQRDIDERRRLVVGVNAFEQEAQEVPIQLVDPAVVAVQRERLAKVRRERDASAAAAALAELRRRAKEGVNTMPAFMQAAHAYCTLGEQMDVLREVYGVYEEPVLI from the coding sequence ATGAAGCCCAAGGGTGCGTGGTTGTCCGACGATTACGAGGCCGCGACGGCGCGCATGCCTGAGCGCGACGCGCCGTTCGAGACGCTGTCGGGCATCCCGGTGGCGCCGCTCTACACGGCCGAGGACGTGCGCGGCTTCGACGAGGGCGCCCAGCTCGGCTACCCGGGCGCCTTCCCGTTCACGCGCGGGGTCCAGGCGAGCATGTACCGCAGCAAGCTCTGGACGATGCGCATGTTCGCCGGCTTCGGGACGGCGGAGCAGACCAACGAGCGCTTCCACAAGCTCCTCGACGCCGGGCAGACCGGTCTGTCCACTGCGTTCGACCTCCCCACGCTCATGGGCTACGACTCCGACCACGGCATGGCGCTCGGCGAGGTGGGCAAGTGCGGCGTCGCCGTGGCCAGCCTCGCCGACATGGAGGTGCTCTTCGAGGGCATCGACCCCGAGAAGATCACGACGTCCATGACCATCAACAGCCCAGCGAACGCCATCTGGGCCATGTACCTGGCCATGGCCGAGCGCAAGGGCGCCGACCTCGCCAAGGTCGGCGGCACCCTCCAGAACGACATCCTCAAGGAGTTCATCGCTCAGAAGGAGTACATCTTCCCGCCGGCGCCCAGCGTTGAGCTCGTCATCGACACGTTCGAGTGGGGTCCGCAGGTGGCGCCCCGCTTCAACTTCGTCTCGGTGTCGGGCTACCACATCCGCGAGGCCGGCTCCACGGCCGTCCAGGAGCTGGCGTTCACGCTCGCCGACGGCATCCACTACGTGCGCAAGGCGCTGGAACGGGGCCTCGACGTCGATGAGTTCGCCCCCCGCATCTCCTTCTTCTTCAACGTGCACAACGATTTCTTCGAGGAGATCGCCAAGTTCAGGGCGGCGCGTCGCATCTGGGCGCGCCAGATGCGCGACGTGTTCGGCGCCAAGGACCCGCGCTCGTGGATGCTCAGGACGCACGCCCAGACGGCGGGCGTGTCGCTCACCTCTCGCCAACCGCTCGTGAACGTCGCTCGCGTCGCCATCCAGGCGCTCGCCGGCGTGCTCGGGGGCACCAACTCCCTGCACACAGACGCCTTCGACGAGGCCCTGGCGCTCCCCACCGAGGAGTCGGCCACGCTCGCGCTTCGCACGCAACAGGTGATCGCTCACGAGAGCGGCGTGACCAACACGATCGACCCCCTCGCGGGCTCGTACTTCCTCGAGAACCTGACCGACGAGATGGAGCGACGCACGCTCGCCTACTTCGAGAGCATCGACGCCCTCGGCGGGGTGGAGCGGGCCATCGAGGCCGGCTTCTTCGCTCGGGAGATCGGCGACGCGAGCTGGCGGCAGCAACGCGACATCGACGAGCGGCGCCGCCTCGTCGTCGGGGTGAACGCCTTCGAGCAGGAGGCCCAGGAGGTCCCCATCCAGCTCGTGGATCCCGCCGTCGTGGCGGTCCAGCGCGAGCGCCTGGCCAAGGTGCGGCGCGAACGCGACGCGAGCGCCGCCGCTGCCGCCCTCGCGGAGCTGCGGCGGCGCGCCAAGGAGGGCGTCAACACCATGCCCGCGTTCATGCAGGCCGCCCACGCCTACTGCACGCTCGGCGAGCAGATGGACGTGCTGCGCGAGGTCTACGGCGTGTACGAGGAGCCGGTGCTCATATGA
- a CDS encoding cobalamin B12-binding domain-containing protein — protein MTGAAGGPQLDRPIRVLIAKPGLDGHDRGAKVIARALRDAGMEVIYTGLRQTAEMIVNAAVQEDVDAVGLSVLSGAHMHYFREVAAALAARDAADVLLFGGGIVPDQDLPALAELGVGRIFTPGANTNDVVDYVREAVARIRGAGAD, from the coding sequence ATGACGGGGGCCGCTGGAGGGCCGCAGCTCGACAGGCCGATACGGGTCCTCATCGCCAAGCCCGGCCTTGACGGGCACGACAGGGGTGCCAAGGTCATAGCGCGCGCCCTGCGCGACGCCGGCATGGAGGTCATCTACACGGGGCTCAGGCAGACGGCCGAGATGATAGTCAACGCCGCCGTGCAAGAGGACGTCGACGCCGTCGGGCTCTCGGTGCTGTCGGGCGCGCACATGCACTACTTCCGGGAGGTGGCCGCCGCGCTGGCCGCCCGCGACGCCGCCGACGTGCTCCTGTTCGGCGGCGGCATCGTGCCGGACCAGGACCTGCCGGCCCTGGCGGAGCTGGGGGTGGGGCGCATCTTCACGCCGGGCGCCAACACCAACGACGTGGTGGATTACGTGAGGGAAGCGGTCGCGCGGATCCGCGGCGCCGGCGCGGACTGA
- a CDS encoding M23 family metallopeptidase — protein MPSLALADAYALKTVRQGDTVGVIAERYGITVDALLNANDLSGTLIRPGDVLRVPYVAAVGGPANDAVVTPPGFTWYTLASGETLSSVAGRFGLTLTALVGANPDISSLDRLPSGFELLIPPSAGLVHRLGEGESVLELVTEHGLDPAAFARANGLRSPFDVTPGMLLFLPDVQPTEALARLQKVREAENRYVWPIHGRLTSYFGPRNLGMGTSSFHRGIDIAAPSGTPIGAARAGTVTYAGWSNQGYGNLVRVRHADGSEAWYGHMSSISVGVGQYVNQSERLGRVGSTGLSTGPHLHFEVHERSGAKDPLGVLP, from the coding sequence TTGCCGAGCCTCGCACTAGCCGACGCCTACGCCCTCAAGACGGTCCGCCAGGGGGACACGGTCGGCGTCATCGCCGAGCGCTACGGCATCACGGTGGATGCCCTCCTCAACGCCAACGACCTGAGCGGCACGCTCATCCGACCGGGTGACGTGCTGCGCGTGCCCTACGTTGCCGCCGTCGGTGGTCCCGCCAACGACGCCGTCGTCACGCCCCCCGGCTTCACCTGGTACACGCTCGCCTCGGGCGAGACGCTCAGCTCCGTCGCCGGTCGGTTCGGGCTCACGCTCACCGCCCTGGTCGGCGCCAACCCCGACATCTCCTCTCTCGACCGCCTCCCCAGCGGCTTCGAGCTGCTGATCCCGCCCAGCGCCGGGCTCGTGCACCGGCTCGGCGAGGGCGAGAGCGTGCTCGAGCTCGTGACGGAGCACGGCCTCGACCCGGCCGCGTTCGCGCGCGCCAACGGCCTGCGCTCGCCTTTCGACGTCACGCCTGGCATGCTGCTCTTCCTTCCCGACGTGCAACCGACCGAGGCGCTGGCGCGCCTGCAGAAGGTGCGGGAGGCGGAGAACCGCTACGTCTGGCCCATCCACGGCCGCCTCACCTCCTACTTCGGTCCCCGCAACCTCGGGATGGGCACGTCGAGCTTCCACCGAGGCATCGACATCGCGGCGCCCTCCGGCACCCCCATCGGCGCGGCGCGCGCCGGCACGGTCACCTACGCCGGCTGGTCGAACCAGGGCTACGGCAACCTCGTGCGCGTCAGGCACGCCGACGGGTCGGAGGCCTGGTACGGGCACATGAGTTCCATCTCGGTCGGGGTGGGCCAGTACGTGAACCAGTCCGAACGCCTCGGCCGGGTGGGCTCCACGGGCCTCTCCACCGGGCCGCACCTCCACTTCGAGGTCCACGAACGCTCCGGCGCCAAGGATCCCCTCGGCGTTCTGCCCTGA
- a CDS encoding DUF512 domain-containing protein yields the protein MPRVILSRRDPQPTKITPARVRAVTAASPAAKAGVAAGWELLTVNGQAIPDILAYRRELQAGRAELRLQGPDGAQVTVSVGWEEPGLEFEDVIFDGIRLCANHCDFCYIHQMPKGMRKSLYIMDDDFRTSFLYGSFVTLTNLREEDVRRIVDERLSPLYVSVHTANEAKRAELMNWWPNKVPLDEAVSVRGMIERLASIDLYTQMVLVPGRNDGDDLDETLAYLASRPNVLAAAAVPVGLTSHRGHLTALAPYTPEQAADVLMRIHRFQERMLAERGTRFVFASDEFYLRAGIALPPDEAYEGYAMLENGVGMVRDFLTAGPPATLPARLDPPRRVLVATGRLFAPVLTEALAPLSQVAGLELEVRAITNRTFGEVTTVAGLLAGRDLLAGVAPGEADLLLVSPNMFKYGTEVMLDDRTRSQVEAELGMRVAVGGTNVAELIDTIVTGEVHDHLPSIGFSTHAIKEAAKQH from the coding sequence ATGCCGCGAGTCATCCTGAGCCGTAGGGACCCCCAACCCACCAAGATCACGCCGGCGCGCGTGCGGGCCGTCACCGCCGCCTCGCCCGCCGCCAAGGCGGGGGTGGCGGCGGGCTGGGAGCTCCTCACGGTCAACGGCCAGGCCATCCCCGACATCCTCGCCTACCGCCGCGAACTGCAGGCCGGCCGCGCCGAGCTGCGGCTGCAGGGTCCGGACGGCGCGCAGGTGACGGTGAGCGTCGGTTGGGAGGAGCCCGGGCTCGAGTTCGAAGACGTCATCTTCGACGGCATCCGCCTCTGCGCCAACCATTGCGACTTCTGCTACATCCACCAGATGCCCAAGGGGATGCGCAAGAGCCTCTACATCATGGACGACGACTTCCGCACGTCGTTCCTCTACGGTTCGTTCGTCACCCTCACCAACCTGCGCGAGGAGGACGTGAGGCGCATCGTAGACGAGCGCTTGAGCCCCCTCTACGTCAGCGTCCACACCGCCAACGAGGCGAAGCGCGCCGAACTCATGAACTGGTGGCCGAACAAGGTCCCCCTCGACGAGGCCGTCAGCGTGCGGGGCATGATCGAACGCCTCGCGAGCATCGACCTCTATACGCAGATGGTGCTCGTGCCCGGCCGCAACGACGGCGACGACCTCGACGAGACCCTCGCGTACCTCGCCTCGCGGCCCAACGTGCTGGCCGCGGCGGCGGTGCCGGTGGGGTTGACCTCCCACCGGGGGCACCTGACCGCGCTGGCGCCTTACACACCCGAACAGGCCGCCGACGTCCTCATGCGCATCCACCGCTTCCAGGAACGCATGCTGGCCGAGCGGGGCACGAGGTTCGTCTTCGCCTCGGACGAGTTCTACCTCCGCGCCGGCATCGCGCTTCCCCCCGACGAGGCGTACGAGGGGTACGCCATGCTGGAGAACGGCGTCGGCATGGTGCGGGACTTCCTCACCGCGGGCCCGCCCGCCACGCTGCCTGCGCGGCTCGACCCCCCGCGGCGCGTGTTGGTGGCGACGGGGCGCCTGTTCGCCCCCGTGCTGACCGAGGCGCTAGCGCCGCTGAGCCAGGTGGCCGGCCTTGAGCTCGAGGTGCGCGCCATCACGAACCGCACCTTCGGCGAGGTCACCACGGTGGCCGGGCTCCTCGCCGGGCGCGACCTCCTCGCGGGAGTCGCCCCGGGAGAGGCGGACCTCCTCTTGGTCTCGCCCAACATGTTCAAGTACGGCACCGAGGTGATGCTGGACGACCGCACGCGCAGCCAGGTCGAGGCCGAGCTAGGCATGCGCGTCGCGGTCGGCGGGACCAACGTCGCCGAGCTCATCGACACCATCGTGACCGGCGAGGTGCACGACCACCTCCCGAGCATCGGCTTCTCGACCCACGCCATCAAGGAGGCCGCCAAGCAGCATTGA